One Cucumis melo cultivar AY chromosome 8, USDA_Cmelo_AY_1.0, whole genome shotgun sequence genomic window, GAGCGGGCGATTAGTAAGAAACTATGGTGTATTGGACCGGTTTCGCTTTGTAACGAAAATAGCATAGAGAAATACAACAGGGGAAACAAAGCATCAATAGAACAGAGCAATTGCTTAAACTGGCTTGATTCAATGATCCCAAAATCAGTTCTTTACATCTGTCTCGGAAGTTTATGTAGAATGCTTCCTTCACAGCTCATCCAACTTGGTCAGTGTTTAGAATCTTCAACTCGTCCATTCATTTGGGTAATCAAGAACAGAGATGAGAACTGCTCTGAGTTGGAGAAATGGCTATCAGAAGAGGAATTTGAGAGGAAAACCAAAGGCAGGGGATTGATAATCAGAGGGTGGGCTCCTCAGCTGTTGATTCTGTCGCATTGGTCCACCGGAGGGTTTCTAACGCACTGTGGGTGGAACTCGACGGTCGAGGGGATTGGGAATGGGGTGCCGATGATCACTTGGCCACAATTTGCAGAGCAGTTTTTGAATGAGAAATTGGTGGTGGAGATTTTGAAGATTGGAGTGAGGGTTGGAGTGGAAGGGGCGGTGAGATGGGGAGAAGAGGAAAGAGTTGGAGTAATGGCGAAGAAGGAAGAGATTGAGAAAGCAATTGAAATGGTGATGGATGgtggagaagaaggagaagaaagaagaagaagagttgGAGATTTGAGTAAAATGGCTCCTAAAGCTATGGAAAATGGTGGATCTTCTTATGTTAATTTGTCACTCTTCATTGAAGATGTAATGGCTCAATCTGCTCATCTCAAGGCttaactcttttctttttcaaatttacaTGTTAAGTGTGCATAAGTTGATCTCATTAATTAGTatattttgaatgtattttgTTTGTGTTAGTAACAAGAATGTAGCAcgcattttcaaatatttgtttCTCCACTTAATCAAACACGCCTGCCTGGCTACATACTTCACTTATCATAATTCAGTTGTCATAGTATTTATATTATTACCTTGAAATGACATGTTTGATTCTCTTATTCCACGTTTTAAGAATATTATAAATTTACTGCTATTAATATAAGTCATCGTTGCATGATATATGGAATAAGAAAATTATTGTTGATGCTAGAATGATTATTACATATTGAAAGGATGTACTTGttcttttttacaattttttctttgaaacTACCATTATTAAAAAAGTAGGGAGAAAAGTGAAGGAAATTTCTAAAGCACTTCCTTAACCAAAAGTGTGTATTTATGTAGTACTGGAAGCTATTATAATTTACACATTGgtttaaaatgaaagaaatttcTAAA contains:
- the LOC103500848 gene encoding UDP-glycosyltransferase 73D1-like encodes the protein MASTLSNQLELQPHFVLVPLMAQGHMIPMIDIATLLARRGVFVTFVTTPYNATRLESFFARAKQSSLSISLLEIPFPCLQVGLPLGCENLDTLPSRSLLRNFYKALSLLQQPLEQFLSRHHLNPTCIISDKYLYWTAQTAHKFKCPRVVFHGTGCFSLLSSHNLQLYSPHTSIDSNSQPFLVPGLPHKIEITKSQLPGSLIKSPDFDDFRDKITKAEQEAYGVVVNSFSELENGYYQNYERAISKKLWCIGPVSLCNENSIEKYNRGNKASIEQSNCLNWLDSMIPKSVLYICLGSLCRMLPSQLIQLGQCLESSTRPFIWVIKNRDENCSELEKWLSEEEFERKTKGRGLIIRGWAPQLLILSHWSTGGFLTHCGWNSTVEGIGNGVPMITWPQFAEQFLNEKLVVEILKIGVRVGVEGAVRWGEEERVGVMAKKEEIEKAIEMVMDGGEEGEERRRRVGDLSKMAPKAMENGGSSYVNLSLFIEDVMAQSAHLKA